The genomic segment CTGCTCCGGCTCGAGCAGAACCGGTCAAGCCAGTGCTTAAATCTCTTATTAAAAGGCTCTTCGACCGGCAGTTTCCGAGCGTTCTGAGAGTATCAGCAGCGGAGAAGTCGAGTATTGGTGAAACTCAGTTTAGCAACAAAGATGGGACGACTGAGTTCGAGCCGAGTTCGATATGTTTGGATAAAATGGTTAGAAATTTCATCGAAGATAGCCACAACGACAAGCAACCGCCACCGCAGCCGCCTCCAGCTAAGTACGGCCGTAACCGCTGTAATTGCTTTAATGGTAACAGCAACGATAGCTCCGATGACGAGTTTGATGAGTTCAGTGAGTCTTCCAACGGATCACCGCCTGATACTTGCGAAACTGTCAAGGTAAAtcgttcttaaaaaaattaaagaaatgacAGTCCTATTCCCCCCCCCTTTTTccaacaaaatttaacaaaaaaatgttgaaaattttaaatttcagagTCTGGTACAATGCGCCACTGTCGTCGAGAGAAACCTCTTAGCTGACACGGCGATGATCGTTGAAAAGAATAAAAACTGTAAACGGAAAGATGATTTGAGGAAGATCGTGACCGACGGTTTACTTTCACTTGGCTATAACTCTTCAATTTGCAAATCAAAATGGGACAAATCTCCTTCTTTCCCTGCCGGTAACTATTTTCTTTTCTAGATtattctaaaatttgaaaatgtaatcttaaacaagtaattaaaattttgatttcttgTTATTTTAGGTGATTATGAGTATATAGATGTGGTTATGGAAGGGGAGAGAATGTTGATCGACGTTGATTTCAGATCGGAGTTTGAGATGGCGCGATCAACCGGGACTTACAAAGCGATCGTCCAATCACTGCCGTTCATTTTCGTCGGAAAACCGGACCGTCTCGACCGGATTGTTACGATCATATCGGAAGCGGCCAAACAGAGCTTGAAAAACAAAGGCATGCACCTACCTCCTTGGAGAAAAACCGAGTACATGCGAGCCAAATGGCTCTCTCAATTCACCAGAACCTCTTCCCAAGCCGATGACGTTTCAGCCCAAACCGATGTCGAAGAAACAATCTATTCCGGTTGTGGAGAGCTAGACTTAATTTTCGGCGAGGAAAAAACAGCCTTATCGGAGGAAAATTCCGGCGAAATAAAATTACCGGAGAGTCCGGTCACCACGTGGCAGCCACCGGCGGTCAAACCGAAGAGTGTAGAAAGAGGAACTAAGATCGTCACCGGATTGGCTTCTCTGTTCAAAGAGAAGCCgtaaaaaaattttgttaaaattttcagctgattataaaaaataaaaaaaaatctggataatataaaaaatcgtataatcttttttttttggttcgaAAGGGTTTATTTCTTTCGTTTGTAAGAGGCAGTAAATCTATTACCGTGCACCGTTgtaataaaagtaattaaatagagattaaaaaaaacaagtaaaaTTTTCTCAGAAAATTAAAAGGGTAGAATAAGCTTTGAGTCCCTATATTTTTCACTTAGAAtttggttttttaattttatactccagaatttaatttttgttttgttttttagatttcaaaattgagattgaattgttaacgtcataattatttttaaaaattagatgttataatttttaaaataaaaaaattacatagtagtca from the Gossypium hirsutum isolate 1008001.06 chromosome D09, Gossypium_hirsutum_v2.1, whole genome shotgun sequence genome contains:
- the LOC107929162 gene encoding uncharacterized protein, translating into MKVQPIDTDSRAGKETAPARAEPVKPVLKSLIKRLFDRQFPSVLRVSAAEKSSIGETQFSNKDGTTEFEPSSICLDKMVRNFIEDSHNDKQPPPQPPPAKYGRNRCNCFNGNSNDSSDDEFDEFSESSNGSPPDTCETVKSLVQCATVVERNLLADTAMIVEKNKNCKRKDDLRKIVTDGLLSLGYNSSICKSKWDKSPSFPAGDYEYIDVVMEGERMLIDVDFRSEFEMARSTGTYKAIVQSLPFIFVGKPDRLDRIVTIISEAAKQSLKNKGMHLPPWRKTEYMRAKWLSQFTRTSSQADDVSAQTDVEETIYSGCGELDLIFGEEKTALSEENSGEIKLPESPVTTWQPPAVKPKSVERGTKIVTGLASLFKEKP